One segment of candidate division KSB1 bacterium DNA contains the following:
- a CDS encoding class I SAM-dependent methyltransferase encodes MNHVHLEPHEVDTLAATPIGQEIEEFWQANPCGQHLVQKVDWRQFFIEYDRYKYQNEPHILVELGKTDFRNKRVLEIGPGQGAEARKIIEAGGIYCGVDLTQESLNRVKKRLLQCCSSSANSAEISRSAFLQTHAK; translated from the coding sequence CCCACGAAGTTGACACGTTGGCCGCGACTCCCATTGGCCAAGAGATCGAGGAGTTCTGGCAAGCCAATCCCTGTGGACAACATCTCGTGCAGAAGGTGGATTGGAGGCAGTTCTTCATTGAATATGATCGATACAAGTATCAGAATGAACCGCACATCTTGGTCGAGCTGGGCAAAACCGATTTCCGGAATAAGCGTGTCCTGGAAATAGGCCCGGGGCAAGGTGCGGAAGCACGGAAAATCATAGAAGCCGGCGGCATTTATTGTGGTGTCGACTTGACTCAGGAGAGCCTCAATCGTGTCAAGAAACGCCTTCTGCAGTGTTGCTCAAGTTCGGCAAATTCTGCGGAGATTTCGCGATCTGCGTTTCTCCAAACACATGCTAAATGA